The following nucleotide sequence is from Oenanthe melanoleuca isolate GR-GAL-2019-014 chromosome 5, OMel1.0, whole genome shotgun sequence.
CTCTCCTTCACTGTCCATATTCTCCTCATCAGTACATCCTTCTATTGCAACAGTCTCCTGTGTTTTTGCCAATTGTTCTGAAGTCACAGCATCCTGTTGAGCTACTTTCAAGGGGTCAGCTGGATTCACTTTTTCCTGCACATTCCCTACAGGAGCAGTTGTCTGTGGAGATTCCTGCTTTATTACAGCACtggtggtggtggcagcagcagtaaCAACTGTCACTTTTTCagcttctgaagaaaaaaatccaaattttagattttttaattattgagGATTAGAAATGTAATATGGAActaggtttttttcttcttttttgtaacattttatattaaaagcAACTATTCTAGGAAAAACACCTGTTCTAGGAGTTAAAATAGAAGCAATATTTGACCACAACTAAAtctcaaacaaaaccaaaatactgtAGCTAATATACCTCTGTTTGTATTAAACTGCTGCATCTGTTAGCATCTGGAATTAACAAAACTGATTGCCTTAGAAAACAATTTGATAGTTACAGACATGATCACCAGGTAATACTGTTGTGCTTTGTGACAAGAAGCAAATACAACAGTAAAGGTTACAACACTGAATCTTGTTATCTGCTGATAGGTCAAGTCTTTTGAAATTGGattgcagaaagagaaatacaCATGAAATACAAAAACAGTTTCTGGTAACTTTTGGACATTTATCATTTATATCTTGTGATAATGTAACTGGAAGTTCCAGATTAAAACTTTAGCAATAGCCTaatgatttttaatattaacaGAGGTGAGCAATAAGAACTGAtgatacaaaacaaaaaagggaaaagagcattcctttcctcctttattCCAAAGAGCCAAAGAGAAGTCCCAcctttcaaaattattctttcccacctgaaaaaaattagaatcCTTTTTAGATATTACTTTACAGTCTTTTATGTGTATTAATTTTAACACTGACTTGCTGATCTAAAAGAAATCAAGTTATATGAACTATAACACAATTACTAATATCGCTCAGGAAACTTTCCAGTTTTGTTACAATCATTGCTAATTGTTgattttcacttgaaaaattataaaaaagagAATGTAACATATTTTAACAAAAGCAACTCCAAACAAATGAGTTAAATGGCAAATTAATGTGTCAATACAAAAGCTATATACCAAGTAAGTGAAAATTCATAAAATCCATTCAGTAAAACTGTTaatttgaaatgtgaaatgtgttCTTCCAGACACATCACCTCACATCATTGCAAATAAGTCCTATTTCTTCAGTGAGAGAGCTCTGACAGCTTTAAATAGACACACCATTATTAGTTGCCCagatatatttacatatttctcAGAACAGCAGATAAAAGTACATGTACTACTTAATACTATAAACAAAAGACTATGTTTCAATATTTGCCTGTCTATACTTATTTGCAAAAACAGACAGAAGAGGGAATGACTAGAAAACCTGCAAAACACcagcaagaaagaaagacagatgTCAATATTAAGCAACTTGTACAAACATTCTTGTGTGGCACAAAACAGGAAAGTGAATTCAAGAAATTGGTGACATAAATATTACATCCTTATGGATAACAAAGAAGATACAATAATACTGTAAAAGAAATCATTGCAAATAAAGCACTAATGGAAATTCtcacccaaccaaaaaaaaaaaaaaaaagtttgaaatatttctttgagCATTGTACACAGAAATGGTTTATTAAATTAACAAACTTCAGCAAGAGGCTCATGCCATGGCACTGTCCAGATTTCAgctttctgggaagaaaaacaaccacTGCTTTCTTGCTTGAAATATATATTCAACCAAAGACACAGAAGGAACTTCATCCTCTGAAACAGCCCTTTTGAAATGCATGCAGTTAACATAATAACATAGAaataaccacagaaaaaaacagaatagcAATTAAGATGAAGTATTGTTCAGCACCTCACGtattctgcaatatttttccagtATCTTAGGTGTGATTATTACAATTCAAGTTTAATTTTGCTatgtatttttcagtaaatCATGTCAcacctggaggaaaaaaaaaaatctccctctctcctttaATCTAAAAAGGGAAATCATAACTTCATTCTCTCTTGTTAAGAATCAGCTTACAGGTCATGAGTTCTGAACCCTGAGAAGAgttaaagaaatgtttcattttctccctGTGATTATTTTGGAAGACAATGATATTTCTCTGGCATTAGTACAATTATGTTATTGGCTGGATAGTTTCTAATTGCTTAccagagggggggaaaaaaaatccttactgAAGAGACCTGTCTAggcaaaaatattctgtatgCTGAAAATACTTCAGAACAAACCAGCATCAGTTAAGAGCTCTGGACATGGACATACAGCATGGATGTAACACAACTGAAACTGAAAAGTGTGTGAAAAACCAATCAGTACTGTGATCAGTGGTTGCTGCCTGGCCCTCCCTGCCCAAACCAATCCTTCCcagattttgttcttttgttaGCAACCTGTCAACACACAGGGAGCAACAACACTACTGATCAATATGGCTCAAATGACTCTTACCTTGGACCAGTCCAGCCAAATGAGTGCAGTTTAAAGTGCAAAATTTGTTTTACACATGTATCCAGTGCAACTTCATCATCACAGAAAATGCATGTTTACCTAGCAAGAACTTAGCACCTGCTGGTGGCAATTACTAACATATTCTCTTGctagaattttttaaaaataggtttaGAACCTCTGACATTTTTTGTGTTGATGTTCCcagatgaaaataatatttaataatttaagcCAGAATCGAAGAGAACACACATATTATTCCAGCTCCAGGCTAAAATAACTTTTTGGCATTAGTCCTACTTAAGTAGCatgaaaaagtttattttctaattGTGGAAAACACTATTTTAGTACATAGTCAATATACCTTTTGAAGAAAACTTAATTGTGgccaaaaccaaagcaaataTAAACCTTTACCTGAAGAGagataaaattacttttttttttgccttatcAGCTACAAAAATCTCCTTCAACATATGCACTTGTAGTAACCATTTTACCTGATTTGATCTTTTTGTCAGATGTTTCATCCAGGGCTGACAATGCAGTAGAGATGCTCTTTTGAAGATCATGGTTACCACCCACAGAATCATCTTCATCAGAAGAAAACGACGGCAACGCTTCTAAATTTTTCTTGAGATCCTCATCAGCTTTTTTGGTTGGACTTTCTCCACTGACCTCAGCAGCTAcaggtggtgctgctgctggctggggcttTGCAGAGGGCTGCAGGCAAGGGGCACGAACTATTTGTGTGACTGGTCTCCTAGTCCTGTTTGGCATTCGTACAGCTGGAGTGGAAAACTGTTGCCTGGGCCCAGACTTTAGAAAGTCTAAAAAAGATGCAATAAATCCTGTTCTGACTTCAGGCTGTTTTTCTTCaacttctttaattttttgCCTCATTCTTTCCTGGTGTTGGTAAGTATCATAACAACCTTCAGAAACAGGAGAAGAGTATGTGAAACATGAATCATTTCCTCTTGAATTTTGACGTTTACACTGTCCACTCCTTTTTACCTGTTTCTGAGTTGCACTGTCAtcttctgcagcatttttgttttggctttttcctttgctttttttcttctggaggTTCCCTTGAGCTAAATCTTGGCATTCTTCCTCAGCTCTATTAATGGCTCCATCTGCACTTTGGGGCACAGACAGCGGCTGCAATGGAACCTTTGACTGGTTACCTGCTACTGTACCATCATCACTACCCACATTAAAATCATTCTCTGAAGCAGCACTTTCCTCACTCAGGCTCCTAGCACTTGAAACAAACTCTGTGTCCCTTGCAGTCAGTGTACCATCAACAGAAGCATCATTATCTTCCTCAGATTCATGACTGATGCTAGATTGTTTTTTCACTCgaacagcctcctgctcctcctgaccAGCACCAAGGGTGGGAGAGGTCATTCTTATTGGTACACTCTGATCAGAAGTCTCAAGGTGCTGCTGATCCAGGTTCACAGTTTTTGTCTGTATTGTTGACACTGGGGTAAGGTTTAGAGTAATTTGGCCTCCATTCagagaaatattatttctgcTTGCTGGCTTTCCAACTACAGTAGGTGAGGCACTGAAAACAGCAGACACATGTCTGGAATCCAACGCTCGGAACTGCGTTTTAGACTCCTCGCTATTTTCAACAGCTTGGATTTCCTCTTCATTAGAAGCTGATTTGGCAAAGTCAGATGGTGTCACTccacaagctgctgctgttgctgctaaGATGTCATCCACATTGGATAATATATTCCTCTCATCACTGAGAAGTATAGATTCTGGGAAGCATATTGAACTAAGAGAAACAAACTGATTCTTTGCATCGTGCTGATTTGTCTGAGTGAAGTGATCTTTTGCTGTCAAATGCTGCTGTAGTGGTTTTGAAGACTCAGAAATGTCCATCTTCATTACTTCTGAATTCTGACTATGAAGCTGTTGCTGAGAATGAGCCCCATTGCTCTGAACAATGTGACCATCCATCTGAAGGAATGGGTGTGTCACTTGCTGAGGACTCTGTATTCTTTGCACTTGGGGTGATGCCTTTGCTTGCCCTAAACCCGACTGCAGGATTGACTGGTGAAGAATCTGCAAGTCACAGGTTGACTCCAGCAGTACCTGTGCACTGGGCAAACACAGCTGATGACCATGTCTCAAAGCATGAGGCTGAACCTGTGGTGGTGTGCTGATGACTTGGCCCTGCTGCTCTTGAGCTTTACTTTCATGTACCTTATGCATAAGAGAATGCTGTTGGTTTAACTCCTTAGCACTCACAGTTCCCTGTGCTGTTCTCATTAAATTTGCTGTCTTTTTGATATCATGGCTTAGGCTGCTGATATGGCCAATGTGTTGGGAAAGCTGCTCCACAGAACTGACcattctttcatctttttttgtTCCTTGAAGAGTAAGTCCAACAACTTGATCTTCAAGACGAGAGTTGCTTCTGATGACGCTTTGAGAGTATCTGTCATTTGCTTTTGAGACCCTGTAGGATGCATCCTGAGCACTGATCTCCTCCTCTGTTAGGCTTTGAGTGGAAGATTCAAGTGTAGCTTGCTGTTGCAATGCCTGCATGTCCTGCATTGATAATTCCTCCTCCTGTTTGGATGAGGCATACAAATTGGAGTCAGACTTCCTTTTAACATAGGACTTTGTTTCTGAGGAAGGTCTGTTGTTCTGCAGCGCTTGGGAGTGAGCTGGGGATGCAAAAGGAGACTGGACAGATGGCAAAAACTTTTGAGACTGTGGGGAGGAGGATTCTTGTGACTGTGAGTTCTGAGAAGAATGTAAAGTAATATAGCTTTGATTAGGACTCGAGGCTGGAAGAGTTTGTACCCGAGGAGATGCattaaaggaaagagaaggtgATGTTAGTGTTAAAGACTGCCCTGAAGAATAGCTTTCTGAAGGACTAACAGCTGCTAAAACTTGTGATTGAGATGAAAAATTAACCTGGGACTGGGTAACTGGAGATAAACCCTGAGAGTGACTAGAAGAGTAGCTCTGAGCCTGGCTGACTGAAGAAAGTTCCCTCATTTGCCCAGAGTAGTTCTCATTTGGAACCGAGGTCAAGACCTGTTCCTCTGAGGAGTAATTTAGAGTCTGACTGTCAGAAGTAATAGCTTGTGATTGCCCAGAAAAAGTCAATGTTTTATACAGTGAGGGCAGCTTCTCAACCTTGCTGGATGAGAAATCCTGTGAGTGGCTGACAGGTGGCACATTCTGAGCCTGGCATGAAACATAATTTTGGGACTGACTGACCGACAAGaggctggggagctgtgctgtagAATAGATCTGTGCTTGGCCTGTAATGACAGAACTCTGGTTCTGTGCAGTTTTGGCATAGCTTTGTGTCTGCACAGTGGGAGCTACACTCTGAGGTTTGGGGGTCTTTGTGGACCTCGGAGGCTGCTTCATGGAACAGTTTTTCACTTTTGCTGTGGAAGCAGATGGAAAACCAGGTGATGGAATTGCAGATGTGTACGACTGAGCAAGTTCCACCGTGACTTGAGAAGTCTTCTGCTGTGGTCCTCCATTGCTCACCTGAGTAACATCTCCAACTGGACTGCAGGGTAACGCTGAGTGCCTAGATGTATCCTGAAAGTTAACTCCACTTGTACTTGTTAAATAGCTGTGTAAGGAatgctgtgacacagccagcTGAGGCTGCACAGACTGAGTACTTGAAGGCCGCTGGTGGTGTTTAATAACACTACATTCTCTCTGAAGTGCTCTGTCCATGGAAGCAGTGGAACCAGTGAAGACTGATGTGCTGTAGGCCTGAGACACCTGCTGAGCTCCTCCAAGGGTGGAAGGCAACAAACTGAACtgaggctgcaggagatggGGTGCAGACTCTTGAGCAGAACGGTATGTGGATGACTGGGGGGGCACACTGGTACTCAGAACAGAGCTGCCCAGGCGCTCGAATGTCAGCGCAGCTGGAACAGTGCCCTGCGATGTTTTAATCTGCAATAAAGGGTCGTGGGGAGTCAAGAGACCATTTGATGTAGCACTGAAAGTAGCATCTTGGAGAGTAAGAGAAGGGGTAGTGGCAaagtttctgctgctgaaggtgTTGGGATGCTGATAGGCTGATAAAGCAGAGGTTGGTGGAAATGTTCCAGAGGTTGGCAGAGCTCCAGTGACAAATAGCTCTGTGGCTGTCGAGGAATGCATacctggaaaaaacaaaaacaaaacaagaagggaaaaggagcatAAGGGAGCTTTACAAGTTACAACACTGCATTTCTACAAGTCATTTAACTGCAAGCTCTTACAGCATTTACAAATAGAATGTTCTTTAGAATTAtcacccttaaaaaaaaacccaaacatacaTAGGGAGGCACTTATCATGGCTAATTTTCAACATGGAAGTGCAGGGTTTTTTTAGAATGCCAAACTCTATACCTGCAGTGAATTGCCAAGGGAAAACCTCATATCCTTAAGATGCAAatgattaataaaaaaattgtacaAGATAATTCTGCTTTGAAATTGAAGGCTCtttattagtttttatttcagtttaaaaagaaCATCATAATAAACTGACCAAAAGCCCTGGCCACCTTTAATAAACAGTAAAAAGCAGAATTACACCTTAGCAGTTGGAATACATACACAGTTTAAGAAGCAATCCCATCTCCTAGATTTACCCTCACCAATAATTTTATAACTCACTTTATGGGAAACATTTCAGAGCATACAGTGAAATAGCTAATGGTCTATACACTCTGCAATTCATCTTATTAAAGGAGGGGTTTGACTTTCAGTACAAGCAATAAATATGATTTGTATGCTTTTTGAAGTGAGAGTACCAAATATCCACAGACAGCAATTATCAGCACAGTGCAATAGCAACTATCTAACTGAAAAGAATATTACTTATTTGCATCCAGCCATTGGTATcttaaacaaaatttttcaaCAGAATACACTACTCCAGCTGAAATAGGGGTATGAAATTCTCTTGCAAGCTTTAAGGCTTAGAGTAGTGATTCATATAATTCAGTGGTTTTCACCCTGTAACTTGCAGACACTGGTGAAGTTTGTGTACTGTTTTCAAAGTCTcccaagaaaagcaaagaaggCAAGTTTATTCCCAGAGAAGCTTAACATTCTTGTAAAGGAATCAGTTTCCACTGGGAAATTTACCAGGGTAtgcaaatcagaaaaaattaaaatcagtggAATGATTTGACCTTTTTCAGTTCTTGCATACTTAAAAACCCTTTTCAGCTTGGCATcatttaagaataaataaaaattctcagTAAATAAAGCTTGTTTTGAAACAAATACTccagttaaaaaaatacttaattctACAATACAGTAAAGTCTTCTTAAGCTGATTGCAACCTAATCATACAATTGCTTTTGAAGTTTCAGGTGAAGctgagaaataaattctttgtaTCTCCCTTTCAGTCCAAGACAAATTGATATGAAGAGATGTGATAGTGAAGGAATGCAAAGGTGTTTTTCCTTAGTCAACAATAAGGTCTTTCTGAGTGAGAAAACACAACCTGTGTTTTAATGcactttttcccccctgttCTAAAAAACTGCAATATCATGTACAACTGGGTTCTCTTTTACTGAACCCTACTGCTAACATGAAGAAAGGACCATCCAGAAGCAtcaaagaaagggaagaatttAAACCTGTTTCAACTGCAGATGTTAATTTCTCATCTAACCTGCGTTTTACATTTCTCTTCTATAAATCAAAACCCTTCCAAATACACCCATAACTTCTTAAACCAGACCAGAGTCAGTCACATGAGCAGAACTGCTGGGCTTTGTATTCTAATATTTGTTCAGGAGCAGACAAAAGGTATAACAAAGGTAATAAAGTTACATGCACAGATAGACTCTCAGCACCCTAAGAAATCAGAACAATGACAACAGAACCCACAGACTAAAGGAACTTGGAAggacaaatataaaaaatataatgctcttcttttttctcccaaaatcaGCAGTTACAGGGTTTGGAGAAAACCCTGAAGtaagtaagaaaaaaaggtCACCTTGCAGAGTGATGAGCTCTTGCTTTTCCCCCAGCAAAAAAGTTTGCAGAAGTCAAAGCTCTCAAAAGACATGTGGGAAGATTGAGGgttacagaaaagcagcagaagtaTTAAAGGACATCAGAAAGCTCAGAGAACTGATAATATTGAAAAAAGGGCTTACTGATGAGTTCTTAGTAATGAGTATTGAGAAATCACTCAAGCCCTGGTACCAACACCAAACCCAATCCACAGCATGTCTCCCATTCTTTACAATTCACTGTAAGGCAGGCTGCAATGGAGAAAATGCTAGGACAAAGAGCAAAAAGATTTCCTCCCAGCTGGCATTCTGATGTGAGGATGTGATCATAACTCTAAACTCACAACTGATTTATATTAAGACTGTTTGTCAGATTACCAGTGTGCATCTTCATCTGTGCTTTTGTCAATGGTGAGTTAAAAGCCACAGCCTCTATTCTCTTGACAGAATGCAGCTGCACATTACCCTTAACAGAATGAGTGCAAACTGTCAACAAAAGGATTGTTCCACTCTTGCTACCTTGTGCTTCCTCCCCAAATCAGAACAGCAATCATAGAGCTGCACTGAGACACAGATCAGCCTGTTGATAGAGAGGAAAAGCATCccaccagaggaaaaaaagctacTCAAACATTTTTCTGCCAGACCAGTGAATAGATCCAATtcactgcacagctgcacaATCACTCCATAAGATTAAGCAGAACTTGAAGCTACCCACAGATGCAGCAGCAACACTTATCTTGGTGTGACTGTCTACAGCAAGCTCAGAATCTGCagtttcctgctctgcacagaaggCTTGACAGATGGGGGAGTTTGTGGAAGGCAGTCAGTCTGCCAAAAGAGATGGCACATTTGTTTAGATGTAAATTCAATCCCTTATTTCTATGTCACATGCACCTCAGACCTTCTTTTTGAGATGTACAAAGGGGACAAAGCTACCCATAGACTTTTAGTACTAACATCACAGAAGAACTATAGAGAACAGAGTTTGAGAGTGAAAGATTTGCTGGGAGGTACAGGTAGTGTGCCTGAAAATGCTTATAGTGATAATGAGACTAATTCCAAACAAAGCTGGGAAAATGAATTTGACTCATCAGATAAAATAATACCCTATGCATCTAAATTCCTTCTGAACAACCAGAACTTCTGGTCACATAAATCTTATGCTAacttaatttcattattttgatattttttaaatactgagaTGTAAAAGAGGTAGAAAATATGGAGCCTTTTCAGTTAGTCagaacatttttgtttcaaatccTCCCAAACATCCAatataaaaatgacaaaagtTTATTTCAAGAGAAAGTTTTCACCTGTCTGCCAGGAAGGAGCCCTGAATTGTGGTAAAAGGGTAGATCCTGAAGAGACTGCCTGAGCAGTACGAGACTCAAtagcagagagaaaattcaTAACTGAAGAAGTTTCCTTAGTGTTACCTCCAGCACTGTGCATACTGGTATCAAATATTCCTGAAAGACCTAGATGATGGTGGagggaaatgaaacaaaacagatcATTCAGATGAACTTCAACGAAGCAAAATCAAATAACAAAGATATATGTTCATAATTCACTACAAAAATCCCACCCTATTAAACATTAGCAACATAAATTattaattgatttttctgtgtttaactGTTATGCAGTGTTACAACTATAAGCTGGAACTTCAGTATACATTTTTAAACCTATTATTAAATGTATGTCAGTATTTAGGTACACCAGTAAAATGCTTCCCATAACTGAAGATTCACTGCTCTATTTTCATCTGCTTAAATATTCAGATTTCCTCCTGATACATGTTTAACTTTTTATGCAGCTTCTCCCTTTTAGGCAGCTTATGGAAGTTTGGACACATCTATAGGACTGGCACATGAAGATGAGTTTTGGTTGTTTCATGTTTCAACATGTTTCAACAAACACCTTCATGTGTTTCCCGTTGCTCAGACCTTTCAATAGCAGGGGGCTCAATGGGAACCTGAAATCCAGAGTTGTGCATAAAGAAATTATGTCAATAATTAACTGCAATAATTCCAACCCCCCATCATCCTGATCAAGCAGCTGGCCAGGACTGACTCCAGTCAGTACATGAGTTCCAGCATCTTTTTTTGGAAACTGAGCAGCAAAGTGAGCATGAAGAGGCCAAGCCCCCTCCTCTGACACAGAGTCCAGTAACACAGCCTAAGCCACTGCTACatttgaaataacttttaaCTTTTCCCCAGCACCCTCTCAGCATGCAAATagaagcaacagcagcagcttgctGCAGCACACATCAGCTTTGCTTTAgtctggaggagctggcagcatttctgctgctggcttGGAGGCACACAACGTTTGGCCCTTGTGCATAGGCCAAATCCTGAAAAGCTGGATTTTAAAGAATAAGTGCAGCTTTTTCAAAAAACAAGATACCAAGCATAGCCTctctttatattttcctttctacttAAGACATTTCGATAAAAGCTAACAACTTTCTCAGTTGTTTCTCAGCTTTTCTCAGCTTCTCTAATACCAGTTGCCAGCATTTCTATGACAAACTCCTTTTGATCAAAAAATTGATTAACTTTAATGTGAATTACATAAgagttggtttgttttcctttttcctctgtagCTATTTAAGCAGTATTCTCATATATGGACAGTTACCAGCAGGATGTTGAGTAGTTGAGTATCCAGGAAGCTGATGAGGAGTTGTATATGTCTGTCTGTGAAGGTCTGTTTCTGAATGTGATGAATGTCCTCCTCCATAGCTTAAGCtaaggaagaaattaaacatTATTAACAAAATGTACAACCATAGAAACAAAGAACAATTATGAAATATCAATCACAAACcaaaaagttacagaaatacaggaaaacaaaagcccaAGATCAGACAGATCTAGTTCTGCTAGGGTAGCACAAAAAATGTTAAGCAGATAAAAAAAGTACTATTGAAACCTAAAAAGCTGAAGGGTGCaggtgagggaaaaaaatcagagctgaTCACAGAAAAGTTGACAAAGGACTAGGTCACAGAGTTCAACTGTAAGAAAAACTCACTGGACACTTTTTGTAATGATTTACTGATATCAAGTCTGCAAAGCAGATAACTGTGAATACATACCCACtttaacatttatatttttaattccaTTAAAGCTTACAGGACCTTGTTTAATTCAAAGGCTGAAATGACTAGGAAGCTGTGGGAGCAATAGTTTTCAAAAAGATGTTGGTACTTTTGGTACAATTTAATAAAATTGACAGTGAAAGCACTACCAAGTGACAAATCCATCTTCAGACCTCCTAGCATTAAGTGCAAGTTAATGAttcacagcttttatttaacatttttaagtGAGTCACCTAAATTAACATGATGTTTCAATTAGGCTTAATGGAAGCAAGCTGAAATATACATTGTCTGGGTCTGTGTAAAACCAATAttgcagaaaagaaatgaatGCAATCTAAACATAAAGCAACCTTAGGAACTTGCCAAAAGCCCTAATGATTTCcagtttaaaaagcagaaaacagaggggaagcaaaacaaaatccccaaactttCAAGCTTCCccagacccagcacagcatAGCACCTGTCAAAcggaaaaaaaatgaaggccAGTGTGACCAAGTAACCATTTACCttcttttcttgccttttgGACACTATGTTTATAGGTAGCTGCTACTTTACTCCAGTGCACATGTGAGActgctttaatttcaaaattcaagTGTAAACAAATgccaaaccaacccaaacaacaaaacccacagccctccctgctgcctgctctaAGGGAGACTTCCCTTATCTTTCATCCCTGGGGATGAGGGGCAGTCATTCTgcataaagaaaaattgaaCTCTCAGTGCCAGGAATCATGACATCATGGGAAACTTTTACAGAAGGcaccaaataataaaaaaactgGCAACCTCGCTGGGTTTGCTTCATTTCCATGAAGATGATGAGAGGAGCCAGAGGAGCCTCTCAGAGCACTGTGACCTGCACACATCATGAACCAGCAAGAGCCTGTCTGTGCAGGACTTTCCTGCCTGAGATGCACCATCAGGGGATGTGTTTTCCACTTCAGCAATGCTCTGTAGTCAGCATGCCAGCCTACAGCACAAGCCTAAAGAATGCACTGAAATCctttgaaaaaacaaagaacctCAGCTACTGCTTTTCTCAGTTGTGCTCATTGTCCAGCACTTTAACACCTTTCACAGCAATAACTGCAATTTAGAGAATTGCCAAACCCAAATTCAGAGTCAGCAGATCCCTGTGCTTATGCTGTAGAGGACAGATCTTTGTGCAGTTCAACACTGTGCATCAGCAACTGATTTCTATTATATGCTGACTGAAATCTTAACTATTTGCACCACTGCTATGGACAACTGGCAGACATGATTGTATGACACtagcttatttttttatttacagcattaaatattttctattatttccagatcattaaaaaaaaaaaaaaattgcagcagtGTTCTGCACATAAAACATTGTGCAAGTAATAAAGCCAATTGAAATATAAGTATTTTcacaataaaaattttaaagttaaggtggtttggggtttttgaacAAATGTGCatagctgtaaaaaaaaaaaattcccaaacatATAACTTCAGAGACATGAAGCTTTCCTCAAGTCtttctaataaataaaaaaacacaacaTGAGAAAATAACTTTCTAGACTGAAGCATGGCAGCACGTGCACTCTTGGCAAGAATTATCTCCACTCACCAAAATACTAAGCTTGTGAAAACTTCCCTGCAACAGGTTGTACTTAGGTTTTCTTGCACATTTACTTAAAGCTTTTACCTATGTAAAAGTATTTGGTGCTGACTTCTCTTTCTTACACATTTTAAAGGTGAACTCTGAAGTTCTACAGCAGCACAACTTCCTTTTCCCATTCTGTATTTTCAGGCTGAGAGGCACTCTGCTGGTGTTCCAGGCAACTGGGGCTACACTTGGCAGCAAAAACACTTCTGGATGAGGCAAGATCCCCAAACCCAGTACAGTATATCAAGCAATATCACCCCATTCCTCCTCTTTAATTGTAAAAGCAAAAGGTCATCAGCAAAAAGTGGATGAACTTTAATTAACCAC
It contains:
- the QSER1 gene encoding glutamine and serine-rich protein 1 isoform X4, with the translated sequence MMDRNYPTTPGFAEPLAPGTAPPAASWAYERGAGSLKPSLSYGGGHSSHSETDLHRQTYTTPHQLPGYSTTQHPAGMHSSTATELFVTGALPTSGTFPPTSALSAYQHPNTFSSRNFATTPSLTLQDATFSATSNGLLTPHDPLLQIKTSQGTVPAALTFERLGSSVLSTSVPPQSSTYRSAQESAPHLLQPQFSLLPSTLGGAQQVSQAYSTSVFTGSTASMDRALQRECSVIKHHQRPSSTQSVQPQLAVSQHSLHSYLTSTSGVNFQDTSRHSALPCSPVGDVTQVSNGGPQQKTSQVTVELAQSYTSAIPSPGFPSASTAKVKNCSMKQPPRSTKTPKPQSVAPTVQTQSYAKTAQNQSSVITGQAQIYSTAQLPSLLSVSQSQNYVSCQAQNVPPVSHSQDFSSSKVEKLPSLYKTLTFSGQSQAITSDSQTLNYSSEEQVLTSVPNENYSGQMRELSSVSQAQSYSSSHSQGLSPVTQSQVNFSSQSQVLAAVSPSESYSSGQSLTLTSPSLSFNASPRVQTLPASSPNQSYITLHSSQNSQSQESSSPQSQKFLPSVQSPFASPAHSQALQNNRPSSETKSYVKRKSDSNLYASSKQEEELSMQDMQALQQQATLESSTQSLTEEEISAQDASYRVSKANDRYSQSVIRSNSRLEDQVVGLTLQGTKKDERMVSSVEQLSQHIGHISSLSHDIKKTANLMRTAQGTVSAKELNQQHSLMHKVHESKAQEQQGQVISTPPQVQPHALRHGHQLCLPSAQVLLESTCDLQILHQSILQSGLGQAKASPQVQRIQSPQQVTHPFLQMDGHIVQSNGAHSQQQLHSQNSEVMKMDISESSKPLQQHLTAKDHFTQTNQHDAKNQFVSLSSICFPESILLSDERNILSNVDDILAATAAACGVTPSDFAKSASNEEEIQAVENSEESKTQFRALDSRHVSAVFSASPTVVGKPASRNNISLNGGQITLNLTPVSTIQTKTVNLDQQHLETSDQSVPIRMTSPTLGAGQEEQEAVRVKKQSSISHESEEDNDASVDGTLTARDTEFVSSARSLSEESAASENDFNVGSDDGTVAGNQSKVPLQPLSVPQSADGAINRAEEECQDLAQGNLQKKKSKGKSQNKNAAEDDSATQKQVKRSGQCKRQNSRGNDSCFTYSSPVSEGCYDTYQHQERMRQKIKEVEEKQPEVRTGFIASFLDFLKSGPRQQFSTPAVRMPNRTRRPVTQIVRAPCLQPSAKPQPAAAPPVAAEVSGESPTKKADEDLKKNLEALPSFSSDEDDSVGGNHDLQKSISTALSALDETSDKKIKSEAEKVTVVTAAATTTSAVIKQESPQTTAPVGNVQEKVNPADPLKVAQQDAVTSEQLAKTQETVAIEGCTDEENMDSEGEGMYRERDEFVVKIEDIETLKVALQTGKEPPAIWKVQKALLQKFVPEVRDGHREFAATNSYLGYFGDAKTKYKRVYVKFVENANKKEYVRVCSKKPRIKPVQSARTIHCKPSNSNIKPPDPPTPKPTATKVSSVKPKAKQPKVKAEPPPKKRKKWKEEFSSSQSDSSPEGQSEEDEVVPPAPLVTRFLNTRAMKETFKSYMELLVSIALDPDTMQALEKSNDELLLPHMRKIDGMLNDNRKRLLSKLHLDHAFKNALENFPELTVVTRDSKTKCGGTSVSKIKMNGKAYNKKTLRTSKSTTKSAQEFTVDPEKIQLYSLYHSLHHYKYHIYLTCKEEISSVQKTSADLGQEEIVQLCMKNIKWVEDLFEKFGELLNRVQQKCS